The following is a genomic window from Eleftheria terrae.
GGCGGCAAGGCGCCAGGTGCCGGTGACATTGAAGCAGCCGGACGACACCGGGTAGTCGTCAGCATTCACCGCCACCTTGTCGCCCGGCGGAAGTTGCAGCAAGCCGGCGCAGGACGCATGGGCGCTCTCGCAGTCGGAGTGCAGCCGCTCCGAGTCGAGCAGGACCGAGGCGCGGTCCGCCTGCAGCTCGTAGAGGGACAGCCAGTTGGCGCAGTAGCCCTGCCAGCAGCTGCCGCTCTCCACCGCGATCGCCACTTTCCCGCCTCCGAGCGAGACCGGCTTGATCGTCCCCACCTCGCCGGAGACGCCGGTCCAGGCGATCGACGGCTGTTCCGCCGTCATGAACCACCGGCCTTCCTTCCTGGTGAACCAGTAGCCGCCCAGATGGCCTGGCGCGCTGTGGCTGGACCTGTCGTTGCCGTTCTCGTCGGAAGGCCGGCCGGAGAGCAGCAGCACCACCCGGTCTTCGGCCAGCGGGACCACCTGCATCTTCTCCACCGCCACATGGGCGGTGGGCTCGTCCTGGCCGTCCCCGGGCACCTCGATCACGACGGTGGCGTCTTTCGACCATTCGGGCACGACCACCTTCATCAAGGCCGCCGCATCGGTGCTCGTCGCATGCGGCTCGGGGCGGCCGGGAGGCACCGGGCGCTCGGGGGGCGCCCCGCGATTGCAGGCGCACAGCACCGCCAGCAGGAGCCAGGCGCTCCAACGAAGGCCGCGCGGCAGGGTGGCGCTTGGTGAAGGAGAGAGATCGGTGAAGGGCATGGGGATGGACGTGGACGGGGCTCGATGGCCGGCCGGGAGGTGTTCTTCGCAGCTCAAGCCACCGTTCATCGCCGCGTTGCCCGGGCCAGGCGGGCCGGTGCGCGGCCGTCTGCGGCGGCACGCCTGGCACAGCCTGGCGCGTCCTGCCGGTTCAGGTCGCGGCGTGCCGGCCGGCGCCGAGCGATGGCTCAAGCCGCAGATTGGACCACGACCACGGTGCCCGGCGGTGGACCGGCTGCCGGCACCCAGGGGCGGCACCGGCCGGCACGCCAGCAGCGAGGCCGCAGCAGCGGCGGGCGGGGCGCCACTCGGCCCAGGCAAGGCCGCACCCGGCCTCGCCCGCCTCACGCCGCGCCGGCCCTCAGCCGCGTGCCCTGCGGCGGCGCGTCCAGGCTGCCATGCCGGCCAGGCACAGCGCCATCAGCGCATAGGTCTGAGGCTCGGCACGGCGGCACCTTCAGCTCCACGTGGTCCGCGCCATAGAACGCCGTCAGGCGGTACGCCGACGGGTCGAGGCTGCTGACCAGCCGGTCGAAGCTGCCCGCCACGCCGCCTTCGGCGGTGAGGAAGCGGAAGGTGCCCAGCGTGGGACCGGCGTCGCCGAAATCCACCCGCAGCTCGCCGTCCAGGTCCACCCTGCCCGTGATGAACAACCGGTCGTACAGCTCGGCGGAGTCGATGTCCAGCAACAGGTGCGCACCGGCGAAGCCCAGGTGCTCGGTTCGCAGCGTCCCCTCGGCGGCCTCGCCTGCGGCGCCGGCGCCCAGGCTGCCACGGCTGAGCAGGATGTCCCGGGCCTCCAGCGTGCCGGACAGCCAGGTGGCCTCGCCGCCCGCGCCCAGCTCGCTGTACTGCGAGAAATCGGCCACCCGCAGCAGGCTGCCCCGGCCGATGGTCAGCGAGCTGCCCTGGCGGAAGGACTGGTTGCTGTCGAGCCGGGCGCCGTCGAGCAGCACCAGCTCCCCATCGTTGGCCCCGAGCTGCGACAGGGCATCGACGTCGCTGCCGAACCAGGCGGTGGCGATGCGAGCGCCCGCTCCCTTGAGTTCGATGCGGGTGCCTTGCCCGATCGCCTGGATCAGGGCCGGGCCGCGTCCGGACCGGGCCGTGCCCAGGTTGAACACCAGCACGCCATCATCCACGGCATGGCTGCTCCCCGCCAAGCGGCCGCCTTCCGGGCCTTGCGCGTGCTGTGCCAGCGGGCCGTACACCACCAGGCGCGAGCGCACCGCCTCCAGCCTGCCCCGGTTGTCCGCCGCGCCTGCCAGTGTCAGCGTGCCGGCGTCCACCACGCGCACCGTGCCGCGGTTCTTCAGCGCGGACACGATGACGGTCTGCCCAGCGCCGGTCTTCTCGTAGCGCCCTTCGTTGAGGAAGGAGGCGACCGCCACCTCCGTGGGCCGGTAGACGCGCTGGTTGGTCGTGTCGACCTCAAGGGTGCCCTTGGTGTTGTGGTCCTCGAGCACCGTGCCGGCCGCCACATGGATGCTGCCCGGGCCGCGCTGGTCGGCGTTGCCGTCCCACACCACGCCACCCTTGAAGCGGAAAGCGGACTTCAGGTGCTTGATGCGCCCCTCGGGGAACCGGCCAACGTCGCCCATGCCCTCGCCTTCCCAGTCGTCCTGCTTGTTCGACAGCGTCGCCTGGCCTCGCACGGTGACGGGCCGGGCGGTCTCGAAGCTGCCGTCGCCCCAGTGGAGTCGGTCGAGGGTGGCAGCTCCCTCCACGCGCACGCCCGAGAAGGCATAGCTGCCGGCGAAGTCGCGCGGGCTGGCCAATCACGAGCGAGCCGATGTCCAGGTCGCCAGCGACGGTCATCCAGCTGCCCCGCAGGACCGACACCGTGCCGCGGCCGAGCAACCGCGCCGGCTCACCGAAGGTGGCGTGGCCTGTGAAGACCAGGTCGCCCTCGTTGTGGATCTCGCCCTGCGAGAAGAAGCCGCCACTGCCGAAGCCCAGCTGACCGCCCTGCGCGACACGCCACAAGCCGGTGCTCTCCATCGACTCGCCGTCGATGCCTGCCCGGCCGCCGCGCGCCACGTCCGCCTCGCCGGACTGCCGGACGAAGGAGCGGGTGGAGTCGATCTTGAACGTGGCAGCTTGGGCCACGTGCAGCGTACCTGCGTTCGTCCAGCCACTGTGGGGCTCGATGCAAAGCGTCAGGGTACCGCCTTCCACGTCCATCTGGCGGCGGTTGTCGACGGCGCCGGTGATGCGGCTATAAGAGCGGCTAACAAAACTATTCTGGCGTCGTTGCGCCGCCTTGCCGTACCGGTCGTACTGTCTGCGGCGGCGCGCCTAGCCAGAACCGCTGCGCTGAGTTTTGTTAGCCGCTCTAAGTGGGGGGCGACGTGCGCCCCGCGCAATGAATGCAACCGTAAGGGCCGTCCTGGGCAGCCAAAGCGGGGACGCGCTTCCCGCCGGCGGGCGGGTCGTCCGTCCTACGAGGCCGGCCTGCACTTCACATCAGAACCATCTGTGAAGCCGGTGGCAGACTGCCCGGCACGCCAGCGACGTGGCCGCCCGGGGACGGGCCCGAGGTGGCACGGCGTCGTCGTCCAGGCGCGCGGCCAGCAGCGCGCGCGGCGCCTCACATGCCGGAATGCTGGCTGGCACCGCCACAAAGGTCCACCATCGCCGGGGTCACCTCGGCGAAGCGCAGCACCTTGCCACCGTGGCTGGCGGCGAAATGCCGGGCATCGCCCTCGGCCTGGAAGCTCGCGAAGGTCGGCCCCATGGACCCATGCCGCTTGCTGCCGGACACATACCACGCCGCCTTGGCGTCGATCCAGTGGCCGCGTGGCTGCTCCCAGTCGGCCCGCGCCATGTCCTGCACGAAGACCGCCTGCAGGCTGCGCACCTGCTCGGGTTGCAGCAGGGTGCTGAACATCTCGACGGTGTCACAGCAGAACACCGGCTTGTCCTGGCCGACGTAGAAGATCTGGGCCTTGGGCCCCGCGTAGTCGGCGAGCAGCATGCCGTCGAGGTCGCAGGTGGTGGCGGGGTCGATCTCCAGCGGCACGATCGCAGCGGTGGAAACGGCACGATCGCAGCCGGCAAGGGCAAAGGCGGTGAGGGCGCCCAGCAGCAGGCTTCGGCGGGTCGGGTTCATGATCGGAATCTCCAGGTGGCGACGGCCAGCGGCGCGGCGATCCAGGCCAGCATGGCAGTGCCCAGCAGCCAGGGGCTGGCCAGCGCGGGCGGAACGATACTGCCCAGCCCATAGAGCGTGCGCACATCGTCCAGTGAAAACACGTTGAGGATGCGAAAGACATCGGCCGGGTTCAGCAGCAACAGGTAGGGGAACAGCCCCGCGCCGTAGCGGCCTCCGCCCATCACCAGCACGCCCAGCAGCAGCAGGTCGAACACCAGCACGAAGCCGAACCACAACGCGATGGCCAGGCCGGAGGCCCGCGTGCGGTCGCGCGCCAGCACCGACAGCATCACCGCCAGGCTCAGGAAGGCCAGCCCCAGCAAGACCGAGCTGAGCACGAAGCCGCCGTAGTGGTACAGCCCGCCCCAGCCGAGCGGCTTGAACATCAGCGCCCCTACCAGCGTGAAGCCGGCCAGCGTGGACAAGGTGAGCGCGGCAGCCAGCCCGAGGTACTTGCCCAGCAGCAGCTCGATGCGGGTGATCGGCAAGGCCAGCAGCAGGTCCAGCGAGCCGCGCTCGCGTTCACCGACGATGGCGTCGAAGCCCAGCATCAGCGCGATCAGCGGCACCAGGTAGATCACCAGACTGACCAGGCTGGCAATGGTGAACTCGATCGACCGGAACCCCACCGCGCCCTGCTGCGCCCCGCCCATCGTGGCAATCACCAGCGAGAACACGGTGAAGACCAGCGCCACTGCCAGCACCCAGCGGTGGCGGATGCGGTCACGGAACTCCTTGGAAGCCAGCGTGGCGATCTGTTGCCATTCCATGATGTGTCGCCTCTTCAATGCGGCAGGCCGAAGAACACGTCTTCGAGCGAAGGCTCTGCGATCTGCACGTCCTGCACGCGCGAGCCAAGGCCCGCGAGTGCCTGCAGCAAGGCCATCTTGGCGGGGCGCGGGCAGCGCAGCTGCAGGCCCTCCGGCGTGCGCACCGCGTCCTCGGCCGTGCCGTCCAAGCCCGGCAGCCGGGCCAGGGCCTGTGCCACCGCCGGTGCATCGCCGGGTGCCAGCCGCAGGGTCACGGTCAGCGGCATGGCGGCCTGCTCGCGCAGGGCCGGCACGCTGCCCATGGCCACCACCCGGCCGGCCGCGAGGATGGCCAGCCGGTCCACCCGGTCCTGCAGCTCGGCCAGGATGTGGGAGGTCAGGATCATCGTCACACCCGCCTCGCGCAGCCCGCGCAGGGTGGCATAGAACTCGCGGATTGCCAGCGGGTCCAGCCCGGTGGTCGGTTCGTCGAGAAACAACACCTTCGGGCTGCCCAGCAGGGCCTGCGCAAAGCCCAGCCGCTGCCGCATGCCTTTCGAATACTCGTGCACCGGCCGCGCCGCGGCCTGCGCCAGGCCCACCTTCTCCAGCGTGGGCAGGCAGGCGCTCACCGGCACCCCCTTCAGCCTGGCGAAGAAGCGCAGGGTCTCGAGGCCGCTCAGGTGGTCGTAGAGCACCACGTTCTCGGGCAGGTAGCCCATGTGTCGGCGTGCGGCGCGGAAGTCGCGCCCGTTCACCGCGGCACCGGCGACGTGGATCTCCCCCGCCGTCGGCGGGATCAGGCCCAGCATCATCTTGAACAGCGTGCTCTTGCCCGCGCCGTTGTGGCCGATGAGGCCGAACACCTCGCCGCGCCGCACGCTCAGGTCCACGCCGTCGACGGCGCGCACCGACCGGTAGTGCTTGCTGACGCCGCACAGCCGGATGGCATCGCCATCCAGGTCATTTGCCAGAGGTCTTGTCACGCCACGTGCTCCATGTCTTGTGGGCCGGTTGCATCCGGGGATGGGGGTCGACCACGCTCGGCACCCGCAGCACCGGAAACTGCTGGCCGACCAGCCGCATTGCCTGTACCGCGGGGCTGGACAGCAGCAGCTTCACCGTCGGGTGCTGCCAGCTCAGCCGGTCCACCAGGTCATTGGCCTCATAGGGCACGTCCCCCCGGCCATCGTCGTCGCGGTCCCAGCCGAGGTAGTTGCTCCAGTGGTTGCCCTGCTCGCCGCCCCAGCGTTCATCGCGTGCGCCGACATAGCGCACCTGCTCGCGGTTGTCGATGAAGTCGTTGCCCTCGACCCGGTTGCGGGTCGAGCCGGCCGACAGGTGCACGCCCACCTCGTTGTCCAGCACGAGGTTGCCGCGCAGCGTGGTGTACTCCACGTCGTAGATGAAGAAGCCGCGCGCATTGCCGGCCACCACGTTGTTCTCGATGGTCGAGTCCTGGATGGTGCGCAGCATGATGCCGTGGTCGGAGTTGTCCCAGGCCCGGTTGTTGCGCACCACCTGGTCGCGCACCTCCATCAGGGCGAGGCCACCGCGGTTGCGCCAGCTGTCGTTGTCCTCCCACAGGTTGTGGTAGGAGTTCATGTAGTGGGTGCCGTAGCGGCTGTGGTGCAGCTTGTTGCCGCGAAACACCGCGTTGTGCGAGACGTCCACGTACAGCGCATCGCGCACGAAGGCAATGCGGTTGCCGATGATGCGGGCGCCGCGCGTGTTGTACAGCTGCACCCCGTTGCCGCGCTGCGAGGAGGCGTACTCCCGCTTGCCGGTGATCAGGTTGTGCTCCACCCGCACGTCGTTCGCCTTCTCGATCCACAGGCCGAACAGGTTGTAGGTCAGGTCGCAATGCCGCACCACCGCGCGGTGCGCGCCGGGCTGGATGTAGATGCCGGCGTTCTGTGCCAGCAGGCTGTCGCCGGAGTCGCGCACGATCAGGCCTTCGATGAGCACATCGGGGGCCGTCACCCGCACCGTGTCGCCCTGCAGGCCGCCGCTGATGGTGGGCCGGCCGATGCCGCGCAGCGTCAGCGGCTTCTTGACGACCAGGTTGGCGACATAGCGGCCGCGTGCCACCTCCACCACGTCGCCGGGGGCGGCACGATCGATGGCAGCCTGCACCGACTCGCCGGGCCGCACGGTCCAGGTCGCCGCGCCGGCGGCAGCCGGCAGCACCGCGGCCCCGCACAGCGCCAGCCAGCGCATCCACCGTCTTGCCACCCTGCTTTGCATGTCGCCGTCTCCTTACACCACCAGCAGCCCGAGCGTCTTCAGCCCGAGGAACAGCGTGGCGCCGATCAGCAGGTTCTTCATGCCCACATAGCTCAGCATGTCCATCACGCTGGCCACACGCCAGTGGTGCTGCCACCACGGGCCGTCCTTCACCAGCCGCTTCTGGTCGAGGCGGATCAGCACCTCGTACACGCTCCAGCCGAACCACCAGCCGATCAGCGCGCCCGACGACAGCCGGCCGCTGGCCGCCAGCGGCCAGGCCAGGCTCGCCGCCAGCGCGAGCGACACGCCAGCCGCCTGCAACGCACGACGGCGCCCGAAACCGCCCCGGCTCCAGGGCCAGAGGTGGTGCAGCAGCTCGGCCGCCAGCCAGCGCAGCGTGCGCGCCGGCATTGCATAGGGGGCGGCGGCCGGCGGCGTCGGCATGCGCGGGTCCACGCCGCTCACCTCGCGGGCGGCCGGCGCGGCATCCATCGGCACCGGCCGGATGGGGATGAAGTAGCCATCCCGCCCGATCGGCGTCAGCGGCAGCCCGGCCCGCTCGCGCTGCTTGCGCTCCTTGGCCAGCGGCGGGCAGCCGGTGCTGTCGGTGTAGAGCACCATGCAGTCCAGGCAGTGCAGGCATTCGCGGTGGTCGATGCGGCCGTGCTCGTCGATCGCCTGCGCACCGCAGCCCACCGCACAGGCCTTGCAGCGGTTGCAGTCGGGCTTGCGCCGCAGCCCGAACCAGCGGAAGGTGCTGGGCATCGCCAGCGCCCCGCCCAGCGGGCACAGGTACTTGCAGAACGGCCGCTCGATGAACAGCGACAGGCCCAGCAGGCTCGCCGCGAACAAGGTGTAGGGCCAGGCGCGGTTGAACAGGCCGACCAGGAAGGTGGTCTTGAAGGGCTCCACTTCAGCCAGCATCTCGGCCAGCCCCATCGAGAACATCGACACCGCCAGCAGGCCGACGAAGATGCCGTACTTCACCCATTTCAGGCGGTCGTGCCAGCGCCGCGGCAGCTTGAACTGCCAGCGCTTGAGCCCGAGCGCGCCCGCCGCCTTGTGCAGGATCTCCTGCAGCGAGCCGAAGGGGCACAGCCAGCCGCAGAACAGCCCGCGGCCCCAGACGAAGACGGTGATGACGATGAAGACCCAGAACAGGAAGATGAAGGGGTCGCTCAGGAACAGCGACCAGCGCCACTGGAACAGCAGCGAGTGGAACCAGGTGAGGACCTGGGTGATGGACGGCTGCGCCATCGCGCCGAAGCCGACGAACACCACGCTCAGCACCCAGCCGGTGTACTTGAAGCCGTTGACCGCCCACTTGTTCTTGTGGGTGGCACGCCGGGTGAGCCGGTCGCGCAGCGCGTAGACCACCGCCACCGCCACCAGCAGCGCGGCAAACAGCCCGATCTGCACCGCACGGTCCTTCCAGACACGGACCCAGGTGGCCTGCGGCCGCTGCACCGCGGGGCGGCCGCCTTCCAGGGCGCTGTCGGGCAGCCAGTACTCGGCATCGAAGTTGGCGAAGCTCCGGGTCCCGGTGGCACGATCCACCCGGTTGCCCAGGAAACTCAGCTTCCAGGGGTAGGCCGGCGAGAAGGCCGGAGAGCGCACGATGAAGATGGCCGATTCGGTGAACCTCGGCGCGCCTTCGGCCTCCAGGCCGTAGAGGTTGAGGTAGTCCAGGTCGCGGAAGGTGAAGGCGTCGGCTTCCTGGTGCAGCTGGATGCGGTCATAGATGCCGCCGCGCACGAA
Proteins encoded in this region:
- a CDS encoding nitrous oxide reductase accessory protein NosL, whose product is MNPTRRSLLLGALTAFALAGCDRAVSTAAIVPLEIDPATTCDLDGMLLADYAGPKAQIFYVGQDKPVFCCDTVEMFSTLLQPEQVRSLQAVFVQDMARADWEQPRGHWIDAKAAWYVSGSKRHGSMGPTFASFQAEGDARHFAASHGGKVLRFAEVTPAMVDLCGGASQHSGM
- a CDS encoding ABC transporter permease: MEWQQIATLASKEFRDRIRHRWVLAVALVFTVFSLVIATMGGAQQGAVGFRSIEFTIASLVSLVIYLVPLIALMLGFDAIVGERERGSLDLLLALPITRIELLLGKYLGLAAALTLSTLAGFTLVGALMFKPLGWGGLYHYGGFVLSSVLLGLAFLSLAVMLSVLARDRTRASGLAIALWFGFVLVFDLLLLGVLVMGGGRYGAGLFPYLLLLNPADVFRILNVFSLDDVRTLYGLGSIVPPALASPWLLGTAMLAWIAAPLAVATWRFRS
- a CDS encoding ABC transporter ATP-binding protein, with the translated sequence MTRPLANDLDGDAIRLCGVSKHYRSVRAVDGVDLSVRRGEVFGLIGHNGAGKSTLFKMMLGLIPPTAGEIHVAGAAVNGRDFRAARRHMGYLPENVVLYDHLSGLETLRFFARLKGVPVSACLPTLEKVGLAQAAARPVHEYSKGMRQRLGFAQALLGSPKVLFLDEPTTGLDPLAIREFYATLRGLREAGVTMILTSHILAELQDRVDRLAILAAGRVVAMGSVPALREQAAMPLTVTLRLAPGDAPAVAQALARLPGLDGTAEDAVRTPEGLQLRCPRPAKMALLQALAGLGSRVQDVQIAEPSLEDVFFGLPH
- a CDS encoding nitrous oxide reductase family maturation protein NosD, encoding MRWLALCGAAVLPAAAGAATWTVRPGESVQAAIDRAAPGDVVEVARGRYVANLVVKKPLTLRGIGRPTISGGLQGDTVRVTAPDVLIEGLIVRDSGDSLLAQNAGIYIQPGAHRAVVRHCDLTYNLFGLWIEKANDVRVEHNLITGKREYASSQRGNGVQLYNTRGARIIGNRIAFVRDALYVDVSHNAVFRGNKLHHSRYGTHYMNSYHNLWEDNDSWRNRGGLALMEVRDQVVRNNRAWDNSDHGIMLRTIQDSTIENNVVAGNARGFFIYDVEYTTLRGNLVLDNEVGVHLSAGSTRNRVEGNDFIDNREQVRYVGARDERWGGEQGNHWSNYLGWDRDDDGRGDVPYEANDLVDRLSWQHPTVKLLLSSPAVQAMRLVGQQFPVLRVPSVVDPHPRMQPAHKTWSTWRDKTSGK
- a CDS encoding NosR/NirI family protein codes for the protein MLFRVLLACCAAVSLLVASPAARANAYEAALPAELHTAPDLCALVPCAEVFPGATSFSQRKGQPPYVEAYGSEPGGKGDARKLLGYVMLSTDITDTPAYSGKPVVTLIGMDTAGRFVGLKVLKHSEPILLLGIPEEALVRFNQQYVGKSVADKIEVGQSRPDEGVLGVDAISGATVTVIAQNQVVTTAGSAVARQVGILAPTQREPARFRVTGTRSSWAGLVEQGAVQRLVVQPEQVGLPRGDTPFIELWFGDLNHPDIGRSLLGDTGHANLLAQLKEGEHALFVIRTAGQESFKGSGFVRGGIYDRIQLHQEADAFTFRDLDYLNLYGLEAEGAPRFTESAIFIVRSPAFSPAYPWKLSFLGNRVDRATGTRSFANFDAEYWLPDSALEGGRPAVQRPQATWVRVWKDRAVQIGLFAALLVAVAVVYALRDRLTRRATHKNKWAVNGFKYTGWVLSVVFVGFGAMAQPSITQVLTWFHSLLFQWRWSLFLSDPFIFLFWVFIVITVFVWGRGLFCGWLCPFGSLQEILHKAAGALGLKRWQFKLPRRWHDRLKWVKYGIFVGLLAVSMFSMGLAEMLAEVEPFKTTFLVGLFNRAWPYTLFAASLLGLSLFIERPFCKYLCPLGGALAMPSTFRWFGLRRKPDCNRCKACAVGCGAQAIDEHGRIDHRECLHCLDCMVLYTDSTGCPPLAKERKQRERAGLPLTPIGRDGYFIPIRPVPMDAAPAAREVSGVDPRMPTPPAAAPYAMPARTLRWLAAELLHHLWPWSRGGFGRRRALQAAGVSLALAASLAWPLAASGRLSSGALIGWWFGWSVYEVLIRLDQKRLVKDGPWWQHHWRVASVMDMLSYVGMKNLLIGATLFLGLKTLGLLVV